A window from Vulcanimicrobium alpinum encodes these proteins:
- a CDS encoding MBL fold metallo-hydrolase — protein sequence MVTLSPRVGRLRANNPSPMTLDGTNGYAVRVDEGELVAIDPGPLDDAQRDAFVGAARDAGARYVAILVTHGHPDHAPGAAPLAAATGAPVYAHREARFPHDRTLADGERLTFAQTSIAALETPGHAVDHLVFVLEDERALFTGDVVAGRGFMVIAPPSGEMRTYQRTLRRLREEHGDARALYGGHGPEVHDVRAKLDEYIAHREERERQILAALRDGATTVPAIVTRIYSATPRALWPAAARQVLAYLIALEREGRVAVAAATRAANRDEAALLDPDLSKLDGGRGADVIRAELGFGTPEPLRTYTLSR from the coding sequence ATGGTGACGCTGAGCCCGCGCGTCGGACGACTGCGCGCGAACAATCCCTCTCCGATGACGCTCGACGGCACGAACGGCTACGCGGTGCGGGTCGACGAGGGCGAACTGGTCGCGATCGATCCGGGACCGCTCGACGACGCCCAGCGCGACGCGTTCGTCGGCGCGGCGCGCGATGCCGGAGCGCGTTACGTCGCGATCCTGGTGACGCACGGGCATCCCGATCACGCGCCCGGAGCGGCGCCGCTCGCCGCAGCGACCGGCGCTCCGGTGTACGCGCACCGCGAGGCGCGCTTCCCGCACGATCGCACGCTCGCCGACGGCGAGCGGCTCACGTTCGCGCAGACGTCGATCGCGGCGCTCGAGACGCCGGGGCATGCAGTCGACCATCTCGTCTTCGTTCTCGAAGACGAGCGCGCGCTCTTTACGGGTGACGTGGTCGCGGGCCGGGGGTTCATGGTGATCGCGCCGCCGAGCGGCGAGATGCGGACGTATCAGCGGACGCTGCGGCGCCTGCGCGAGGAGCACGGCGACGCGCGCGCGCTTTACGGCGGCCACGGTCCCGAGGTGCATGACGTGCGCGCGAAGCTCGACGAATACATCGCGCATCGCGAGGAACGCGAGCGGCAGATCCTCGCCGCGCTGCGCGACGGCGCGACGACGGTCCCGGCGATCGTCACGCGCATCTACTCCGCAACGCCGCGCGCGCTATGGCCTGCGGCGGCGCGACAGGTGCTGGCGTATCTGATCGCGCTCGAACGCGAAGGCCGCGTCGCCGTCGCCGCCGCGACGCGCGCGGCCAATCGCGACGAAGCCGCGCTGCTCGACCCCGACCTCTCGAAACTCGACGGCGGCCGCGGCGCCGACGTCATCCGCGCCGAACTCGGCTTCGGAACCCCCGAGCCGCTGCGGACCTACACCCTCTCACGCTGA
- a CDS encoding RpiB/LacA/LacB family sugar-phosphate isomerase, with product MRCAIGADDTGPLVDALLDELARREIAVERFGAIARPGDHAWASIGRAVGAVVAGGAAEFGIVCCWTGTGITIAANKIAGVRAALCGDAATAAGARRWNDANVLGMSLRATSPAIGLEILGAFLDASADPAAREHIAAIESPPQSEVV from the coding sequence GTGCGCTGCGCAATCGGGGCCGACGACACCGGACCGCTCGTCGACGCCCTGCTCGACGAACTGGCGCGGCGCGAGATCGCCGTCGAGCGTTTCGGGGCGATCGCGCGGCCCGGCGACCACGCCTGGGCGTCGATCGGGCGCGCCGTCGGCGCGGTGGTCGCGGGCGGGGCGGCCGAATTCGGGATCGTGTGCTGCTGGACCGGCACCGGGATCACGATCGCGGCCAACAAGATCGCCGGCGTGCGCGCGGCGCTCTGCGGCGACGCGGCGACTGCCGCAGGCGCGCGCCGCTGGAACGATGCGAACGTGCTCGGGATGAGCCTGCGCGCGACGTCCCCGGCGATCGGCCTCGAGATTCTCGGCGCGTTTCTCGATGCGAGCGCCGATCCCGCCGCTCGCGAGCACATCGCCGCGATCGAATCCCCGCCGCAATCCGAAGTCGTCTGA
- a CDS encoding TVP38/TMEM64 family protein, giving the protein MALRLLFGVGRSVHIGRYDDPSFGGSSVIEMMPPSRSGVVREKFGVLVAPDRRAISRSVPRSRVDLATSSRPPVVFCERILEVRVSYTRAARGSTPKLSTAEANEPIRPRKRAVSPRTVRWLRRLEAVAILVGSFVLAALVVSNRPGVEHVLAQLGWLAMPLAIVVFAIVASAPFSVTDALAIMNGALFGPLWGSVVNAIGLVLAAIIGYVVALRTSAAFDVKKSVERLPSWARHFKIGSPMFLICVRIIPGLGGTIATQTAAALRVPIIRQIYTMCAIAIPICTILAVFGDRASDYFDAHVVEPVQANMEKHHIHFPRRRPHPHAQPSVPGVPPR; this is encoded by the coding sequence GTGGCCCTTCGTCTGCTTTTCGGTGTCGGTCGCAGCGTGCACATCGGCCGCTACGACGACCCCTCCTTCGGTGGATCCTCGGTCATCGAGATGATGCCGCCCTCCCGTTCCGGTGTGGTGCGCGAGAAATTCGGTGTGTTGGTCGCACCGGACCGGCGCGCAATCAGCCGGTCGGTGCCGCGTTCCCGGGTGGATCTTGCGACGTCAAGTCGCCCTCCCGTGGTCTTCTGCGAACGTATCCTCGAGGTTCGCGTATCGTACACCCGCGCTGCACGCGGGTCAACCCCGAAGTTGTCCACAGCGGAGGCGAACGAGCCCATCCGGCCAAGAAAGAGGGCGGTGAGTCCCCGTACCGTTCGCTGGTTGCGACGTCTCGAGGCGGTCGCGATCCTGGTGGGATCGTTTGTCCTGGCCGCTTTGGTGGTGTCCAACCGGCCGGGCGTCGAGCACGTGCTCGCGCAACTGGGCTGGCTCGCGATGCCGCTCGCGATCGTGGTGTTCGCGATCGTCGCATCTGCGCCGTTCTCGGTGACAGACGCGCTGGCGATCATGAACGGTGCCCTTTTCGGACCGCTCTGGGGTTCGGTGGTGAACGCGATCGGTCTGGTGCTCGCCGCGATCATCGGCTACGTCGTCGCGCTGCGCACGTCGGCGGCGTTCGATGTGAAGAAGAGCGTCGAGCGGCTGCCGTCGTGGGCGCGCCACTTCAAGATCGGCTCGCCGATGTTCCTCATCTGCGTGCGCATCATCCCCGGATTGGGCGGGACGATCGCGACGCAGACCGCCGCCGCGCTGCGCGTGCCTATCATCCGTCAGATATACACGATGTGCGCGATCGCGATCCCGATCTGCACGATCCTCGCCGTGTTCGGCGACCGCGCGTCTGACTATTTCGACGCGCACGTCGTCGAGCCGGTGCAGGCCAACATGGAGAAGCATCACATTCACTTCCCGCGTCGGCGCCCGCATCCGCACGCGCAGCCGTCCGTCCCGGGCGTGCCTCCGCGATGA
- a CDS encoding ribonuclease D, translated as MNLPAFSGLAVDVIDDAAGLARTVDRILRAERVGIDTEFHTEKSYTPHLMVVQLLFDDGVAIVDPLVLRDLQLLIDALAGARVVGHALSSDLRILADSYDTLPRAVYDTQVAAAFVGYGLSISLLDLVRDLCGVTLRKSQTVSDWSLRPFTHKQLEYLVDDVKYLFALEDGLREKLRARGREGWADEEMPALANVGAYRSDPRRLYLRVSGNARMNRRELGVLSELAILRDRYARERNIPLKYVLPDDVMVGLVQLRPRTVDELSQLRRIDNGTRRNLGERIVEAIARGEALAESDLPPRAPKPLGAQREALVSTMAVLVSAIAADNELPTTLLLPRAALERIAREAPQSPVALGDVVNLTSWRRQLAVEPLWQLLSGERVLRVEGYMEGDPRTVFD; from the coding sequence ATGAATCTCCCGGCCTTTTCCGGACTGGCGGTCGACGTGATCGACGATGCGGCCGGCCTCGCGCGCACCGTCGATCGGATCTTGCGCGCGGAACGCGTCGGGATCGACACCGAGTTCCACACCGAGAAGTCGTACACGCCGCACCTGATGGTCGTGCAATTACTTTTCGACGACGGCGTCGCGATCGTCGACCCGCTCGTGCTGCGCGACCTCCAGCTGCTGATCGACGCGCTCGCCGGCGCGCGCGTCGTCGGGCATGCGCTCTCGTCGGACTTGCGGATCCTAGCCGATTCCTACGACACCCTGCCGCGCGCCGTGTACGATACGCAAGTGGCCGCCGCGTTCGTCGGGTATGGGCTCTCGATCTCGCTGCTCGACCTCGTGCGCGATCTGTGCGGCGTGACGCTGCGCAAATCCCAGACGGTCAGCGACTGGAGCTTGCGGCCGTTCACGCACAAGCAGCTCGAGTACCTGGTCGACGACGTGAAGTATCTCTTCGCGCTCGAAGACGGATTGCGCGAGAAACTGCGCGCGCGCGGCCGCGAGGGGTGGGCCGACGAAGAGATGCCGGCGCTCGCGAACGTCGGCGCGTATCGCTCCGATCCGCGCCGGCTCTACCTGCGCGTCTCCGGGAACGCGCGCATGAACCGCCGCGAACTCGGCGTGCTGAGCGAGCTCGCGATCCTGCGCGACCGCTACGCGCGCGAGCGGAACATCCCGCTCAAGTACGTGCTTCCCGACGACGTGATGGTCGGGCTCGTCCAGCTGCGGCCGCGCACCGTCGACGAGCTCTCGCAATTGCGGCGGATCGACAACGGGACGCGCCGCAACCTCGGCGAGCGGATCGTCGAGGCGATCGCGCGGGGCGAAGCGCTCGCTGAAAGCGACCTGCCGCCGCGCGCGCCCAAACCGCTGGGCGCGCAGCGCGAGGCGCTCGTCTCGACGATGGCCGTGCTCGTGAGCGCGATCGCCGCCGACAACGAACTGCCGACGACGCTGCTTCTGCCGCGCGCCGCGCTTGAACGGATCGCACGCGAAGCGCCGCAATCGCCGGTTGCGCTCGGCGACGTCGTCAACCTCACGTCGTGGCGGCGTCAGCTCGCCGTCGAACCCTTGTGGCAGTTGCTCTCGGGCGAACGCGTCCTGCGCGTCGAAGGCTACATGGAGGGCGATCCCCGCACCGTGTTCGACTGA
- a CDS encoding NUDIX hydrolase, producing the protein MTPVRDAATVLVGRDGAAGLEVFLVRRHARSSWLADLFVFPGGAVEPADRDPAVLARVRGTAGEVDPALAVTAARETFEEGGLLFADRPIDPRELGAARRALLAGELGFGDVLARFDAALDASQLRYFSRWVTPEGEPRRFDARFFVARVPDDQIAEADAVEVLDGRWFRPRDALDALARGEIGMIFPTVKHLERIAPYRNVDDLLAFAQAKSITVVRPHFDDAGALAMAPELVDGW; encoded by the coding sequence ATGACGCCGGTTCGCGACGCGGCAACGGTGCTGGTCGGACGCGACGGCGCCGCGGGACTCGAGGTTTTCCTGGTGCGCCGCCACGCGCGCTCGAGCTGGCTGGCCGACCTCTTCGTCTTTCCCGGCGGCGCCGTCGAGCCGGCGGATCGCGATCCCGCCGTGCTGGCGCGGGTCCGAGGCACGGCGGGCGAGGTCGACCCCGCGCTCGCGGTGACCGCCGCGCGCGAAACGTTCGAGGAAGGCGGCCTGCTCTTCGCAGACCGTCCGATCGATCCGCGCGAGCTCGGCGCCGCGCGGCGCGCGCTGCTCGCCGGGGAGCTCGGGTTCGGCGACGTGCTCGCACGATTCGACGCGGCGCTCGACGCGTCGCAGCTCCGCTACTTCTCGCGCTGGGTGACGCCGGAGGGCGAACCGCGGCGGTTCGACGCGCGCTTCTTCGTCGCGCGCGTCCCCGACGACCAGATCGCCGAGGCCGACGCCGTCGAAGTGTTGGACGGGCGCTGGTTCCGCCCGCGCGACGCGCTCGACGCCCTCGCGCGCGGAGAGATCGGGATGATCTTCCCGACGGTGAAGCACCTCGAACGGATCGCGCCGTACCGCAACGTCGACGACCTGCTCGCGTTCGCACAGGCGAAGAGCATCACCGTCGTGCGTCCGCACTTCGACGACGCCGGCGCACTCGCGATGGCACCCGAATTGGTCGACGGATGGTGA
- a CDS encoding zinc-binding dehydrogenase, producing the protein MRAVRIHAIDRERGPEQFRVDTVDEPAPAPGEILVKIARAAFNRRDVFISQGLYPGIQLPCVPGSDGVGTVAAHGEGAQGPAVGTRVVIDPTLGWGESERIWRRDSQVLGMPHQGTMAEYLAVPAGNVVPAPASLSDDEAAAMPLGGVTAYRALVTRGGCTKDDVVLLPGIGSGVQTFALLFAKRIGAKVIVTSSSDEKLARAKALGADVGINYKTSEKWEKEVSAIDGGPSLIVDCVGGDTFAKALNAARYGARAVTYGGTTGDAKIRPFSVFWKQLDVLGSSMGSPNDFRAMLAMWDGSIRPIVDSVFPMDDIVAAAKKVDSGEQFGKVVVAVG; encoded by the coding sequence ATGCGAGCCGTACGAATCCACGCCATCGACCGCGAGCGCGGTCCCGAGCAATTCCGCGTCGACACGGTCGACGAGCCGGCGCCCGCGCCCGGCGAGATCCTGGTCAAGATTGCGCGCGCCGCGTTCAACCGGCGCGACGTCTTCATCAGCCAAGGCTTGTATCCGGGGATCCAGCTCCCGTGCGTCCCGGGTTCCGACGGCGTCGGAACGGTCGCGGCGCACGGAGAGGGCGCGCAGGGTCCGGCGGTCGGCACGCGCGTGGTGATCGATCCGACCTTGGGCTGGGGCGAGAGCGAGCGGATTTGGCGGCGCGACTCGCAGGTGCTCGGAATGCCGCATCAAGGGACGATGGCCGAGTATCTCGCGGTGCCCGCCGGGAACGTCGTTCCCGCGCCGGCGTCGCTGAGCGACGACGAGGCCGCGGCGATGCCGCTCGGCGGCGTGACGGCGTACCGCGCGCTCGTGACCCGCGGCGGCTGCACGAAAGATGACGTCGTCCTCTTGCCGGGGATCGGAAGCGGCGTGCAAACGTTCGCGCTGCTGTTCGCGAAGAGGATCGGCGCGAAGGTGATCGTGACGTCGTCGAGCGACGAAAAGCTCGCACGCGCGAAAGCGCTCGGCGCCGACGTCGGGATCAACTACAAAACGTCCGAGAAGTGGGAGAAGGAGGTAAGCGCGATCGACGGCGGTCCGTCGCTGATCGTCGACTGCGTCGGCGGCGACACGTTCGCAAAAGCGCTCAACGCGGCGCGCTACGGCGCTCGCGCCGTCACCTACGGCGGAACGACCGGCGATGCGAAGATCCGCCCGTTCTCGGTGTTCTGGAAACAGCTCGACGTGCTCGGCTCGTCGATGGGCTCGCCGAACGATTTCCGCGCGATGCTCGCGATGTGGGACGGTTCGATCCGCCCGATCGTCGACTCGGTTTTTCCCATGGACGACATCGTCGCGGCCGCAAAAAAAGTCGACTCCGGCGAGCAGTTCGGCAAAGTCGTCGTCGCGGTCGGATGA
- the acnA gene encoding aconitate hydratase AcnA has product MDTQAHPNTFSARDTLRVGNREYAYFRLAALAERGHDLATLPYSLKILLENLVRFEDGRSVSADDVAAVASWTPGTSSSKEIAYRPARVLLQDFTGVPCVVDLAAMRDAIAAMGGDPKRINPLQPVELVIDHSVQVDAWASSDAFEKNAQLEFERNGERYAFLKWGQSSLDGFRAVPPDTGIVHQVNIEYLARVIFGAGGAGEAHPGWTPLAYPDTVVGTDSHTTMANGLGVLAWGVGGIEAEAAMLGQPVTMLIPDVIGFKITGKLREGVTATDLALQITQMLRKKGVVGKFVEFYGAGLSSLPVADRTVIGNMSPEYGSTVAIFPIDALTLQYLRLTGRTAEQIALVEAYAKAQGMFRTDDSPEPRFTDTLQLDLGDVVPNLAGPRRPQDRVPLTDVKATFAVALEEWQTARGASSNGKQIDRFEGEGGGTAVAAQPRTEVSDGAVVIAAITSCTNTSNPALLIGAGLLAKKAVEKGLHAAPWVKTSLAPGSKVVTDYLAKSGLQTYLDQLGFNLVGYGCTTCIGNSGPLGDDVAHAVAEHDMIVAAVLSGNRNFEGRIHPQVRANYLASPPLVVAYALAGRMDVDLTSEPLGRTVTGEDVYLKDLWPTGAEIDAAMSASLNDAMFRSRYADVFAGDARWASMQVPAGERYAWDEKSEYVKRPPYFDGMPAQPAPVRDIRGARVLAMLGDSVTTDHISPAGNIARSSPAAKYLVSKGVDPADFNSYGARRGNHEVMVRGTFANIRLRNALVPGTEGGVTRYLPTGEQMSIFDASEKYRAAGTPLIVLAGKEYGSGSSRDWAAKGPYLLGIKAVIAESFERIHRSNLIGMGILPLQYPQGTTRESLGLTGEETYAIEGVAAKLEPGMTVKVTATGAGGEAKSFDALVRIDTPDEADYYRHGGILQYVLRQLAMSR; this is encoded by the coding sequence GTGGACACCCAGGCGCACCCCAACACGTTCTCGGCCCGCGACACGCTGCGGGTCGGCAATCGCGAGTATGCGTACTTCCGGCTCGCCGCCTTGGCCGAGCGCGGGCACGATCTCGCGACCCTGCCGTATTCGCTGAAGATCCTGCTCGAGAACCTGGTGCGCTTCGAGGACGGGCGATCGGTCAGCGCGGACGACGTCGCGGCGGTCGCCTCGTGGACGCCCGGAACGTCGTCGTCCAAAGAGATCGCCTACCGGCCGGCGCGCGTGCTCCTCCAGGACTTCACCGGCGTGCCGTGCGTCGTCGACTTGGCGGCGATGCGCGATGCGATCGCCGCGATGGGCGGCGATCCCAAGCGCATCAACCCGCTGCAGCCGGTCGAATTGGTGATCGACCACTCGGTGCAAGTCGACGCGTGGGCGAGCAGCGATGCGTTCGAGAAGAACGCGCAGCTCGAGTTCGAGCGCAACGGCGAACGCTACGCCTTCCTCAAATGGGGCCAGTCGTCGCTCGACGGCTTCCGTGCCGTGCCGCCCGACACCGGGATCGTCCACCAGGTCAACATCGAGTACCTCGCACGCGTGATCTTCGGCGCGGGCGGCGCGGGCGAAGCGCATCCCGGCTGGACGCCGCTCGCGTATCCCGACACCGTCGTCGGCACCGACTCGCACACGACGATGGCGAACGGTCTGGGCGTGCTCGCCTGGGGCGTCGGCGGGATCGAGGCGGAAGCTGCGATGCTCGGTCAGCCGGTGACGATGCTGATCCCCGACGTGATCGGCTTCAAGATCACCGGCAAATTGCGCGAAGGCGTCACCGCGACCGATCTCGCGCTGCAGATCACCCAGATGCTGCGCAAGAAGGGCGTCGTCGGAAAGTTCGTCGAGTTTTACGGCGCGGGTCTGTCGTCGCTCCCGGTCGCCGACCGCACCGTCATCGGCAACATGTCGCCCGAATACGGTTCGACCGTCGCGATCTTCCCGATCGACGCGCTGACGCTGCAGTACCTGCGGCTCACGGGCCGCACCGCCGAGCAGATCGCGCTCGTCGAAGCGTACGCGAAAGCGCAGGGGATGTTCCGCACCGACGACTCGCCCGAGCCGCGCTTCACCGACACGCTGCAGCTCGACCTCGGCGACGTCGTCCCCAACCTGGCCGGTCCGCGCCGGCCGCAGGATCGCGTCCCGCTCACCGACGTGAAAGCGACGTTCGCCGTCGCGCTCGAGGAGTGGCAGACGGCCCGCGGTGCGAGCAGCAACGGCAAGCAGATCGATCGCTTCGAAGGCGAAGGCGGCGGCACGGCGGTGGCGGCGCAGCCTCGCACCGAGGTCTCCGACGGCGCGGTGGTGATCGCGGCGATCACGTCGTGCACGAACACGTCGAACCCCGCGCTCTTGATCGGCGCCGGCCTGCTCGCGAAGAAGGCCGTCGAGAAAGGCCTGCACGCGGCGCCGTGGGTGAAGACCTCGCTCGCACCGGGTTCGAAAGTCGTTACCGACTATCTCGCCAAAAGCGGCTTGCAGACGTATCTCGACCAGCTCGGTTTCAACCTGGTCGGCTACGGCTGCACCACGTGCATCGGCAACTCCGGGCCGCTCGGCGACGACGTCGCGCACGCGGTGGCGGAACACGACATGATCGTCGCCGCGGTGCTCTCGGGCAACCGCAACTTCGAAGGGCGCATCCACCCGCAGGTCCGAGCGAATTACCTCGCGTCGCCGCCGCTGGTCGTCGCCTACGCGCTCGCAGGGCGCATGGACGTCGATCTCACGAGCGAGCCGCTCGGACGCACCGTGACCGGCGAAGACGTGTACCTCAAGGATCTGTGGCCGACCGGCGCCGAGATCGACGCGGCGATGAGCGCCTCGCTCAACGACGCGATGTTCCGCTCGCGCTACGCCGACGTCTTCGCCGGCGACGCGCGCTGGGCGTCGATGCAGGTACCCGCCGGCGAACGCTACGCGTGGGACGAGAAATCGGAGTACGTGAAGCGTCCGCCGTACTTCGACGGGATGCCCGCGCAGCCGGCGCCCGTACGGGACATCCGCGGCGCGCGCGTGCTCGCGATGCTCGGCGACTCGGTGACCACCGACCACATCTCGCCGGCCGGCAACATCGCGCGCAGTTCTCCGGCGGCGAAGTACCTGGTCTCGAAGGGCGTCGATCCGGCGGACTTCAACTCGTACGGCGCGCGCCGCGGTAACCACGAGGTGATGGTGCGCGGCACGTTCGCGAACATTCGCCTGCGCAACGCGCTCGTGCCGGGGACGGAAGGCGGCGTGACGCGCTACCTGCCGACCGGCGAGCAGATGTCGATCTTCGACGCGTCGGAGAAGTATCGTGCCGCAGGCACGCCGCTGATCGTCCTCGCCGGCAAAGAGTACGGCAGCGGTTCGTCGCGCGACTGGGCGGCGAAGGGTCCCTATCTGCTGGGGATCAAGGCGGTGATCGCGGAGTCGTTCGAGCGCATCCACCGTTCGAATCTGATCGGGATGGGGATTCTCCCGCTGCAGTACCCGCAGGGGACGACGCGCGAGAGTCTCGGCCTCACCGGTGAGGAGACGTACGCGATCGAAGGCGTCGCCGCGAAACTCGAACCGGGGATGACGGTGAAGGTCACCGCAACGGGCGCCGGCGGCGAAGCAAAGTCGTTCGACGCGTTGGTGCGCATCGACACGCCCGACGAAGCCGACTATTACCGCCACGGCGGCATCCTGCAGTACGTCCTCCGCCAACTCGCGATGTCACGCTGA
- a CDS encoding LCP family protein: MNRTIVAGMLAGGALAATIAVATLRAPVQHAIAVNSAESAFHSHRLNLLLLGYQGDEGNSDTVILVHLDIDRRTATLVSIPRDTWVPIPGHGYQKINAAIGFGGPAGSAKAVTALTGVPIDATIAVQPEGAKQLVDAMGGMNVDVEHDMDYDDNYGNLHIHLKRGEQYLTGGQVLGYMRFRHDAESDWGRVRRQQIVLKSLIDQMGLPQNWAKLPRLLALARTDMQTTLTDPQLAALLEIYRGVPADNIRTFTMPGRAAFVGDASVVLVDQRWARIIGRLLFTKSVPPQDEVLVANATGIPNWNATVVGALRGGGWNVATFVDQPVRAVTTVSGSTPAAAALAKVFGATRKPTKTTTLVLGMDVAPQED, from the coding sequence ATGAACAGAACGATCGTCGCCGGCATGCTCGCCGGCGGCGCGCTCGCGGCCACGATCGCCGTCGCGACGCTGCGCGCGCCCGTGCAGCATGCGATCGCGGTCAACAGCGCCGAGAGCGCGTTCCACTCTCATCGGCTCAACCTGCTGCTGCTCGGCTATCAAGGCGATGAGGGCAACTCCGACACCGTCATTCTCGTCCACCTCGACATCGATCGCCGCACCGCCACGCTCGTCTCGATCCCGCGCGATACGTGGGTGCCGATCCCCGGCCACGGCTACCAGAAGATCAACGCCGCGATCGGCTTCGGCGGCCCGGCGGGGAGCGCGAAAGCCGTCACCGCGCTGACCGGCGTGCCGATCGATGCGACGATCGCCGTCCAGCCCGAAGGCGCCAAACAACTCGTCGACGCGATGGGCGGGATGAACGTCGACGTCGAGCACGACATGGACTACGACGACAACTACGGCAACCTGCACATCCATCTCAAGCGGGGCGAGCAGTATCTCACCGGCGGTCAGGTGCTCGGCTACATGCGCTTCCGGCACGATGCGGAATCGGATTGGGGGCGCGTGCGCCGCCAGCAGATCGTGCTGAAGTCGTTGATCGATCAGATGGGCCTACCGCAGAACTGGGCGAAGCTCCCGCGTCTGCTCGCCCTCGCGCGCACCGACATGCAGACAACGCTTACGGATCCGCAGCTCGCGGCGCTGCTCGAGATCTATCGCGGCGTCCCCGCCGACAACATCCGCACGTTCACGATGCCGGGGCGCGCGGCGTTCGTCGGCGACGCGTCCGTCGTCCTCGTCGACCAGCGCTGGGCACGCATCATCGGGCGCCTCCTCTTCACGAAGAGCGTGCCGCCGCAAGACGAGGTGCTCGTCGCAAACGCGACCGGGATCCCGAACTGGAACGCGACGGTCGTCGGCGCGCTGCGCGGCGGCGGCTGGAACGTCGCCACTTTCGTCGACCAGCCGGTACGCGCCGTCACAACCGTCTCCGGCTCGACACCCGCCGCGGCCGCGCTGGCGAAGGTGTTCGGGGCCACGCGCAAGCCGACGAAAACGACGACGCTCGTGCTCGGCATGGACGTCGCGCCGCAGGAAGACTGA
- a CDS encoding winged helix-turn-helix domain-containing protein, producing the protein MRRDDLRPALFGTAIRDRVLTRLALSENGLHVRELARQIEASPNAVHRVVIALERAGVVVSRPVGSTRLVLLNRRWYGAVELRALLDRLVAAYPEIRDRARAFRERPRRIGKPL; encoded by the coding sequence ATGCGCCGCGACGACCTGCGACCCGCGCTCTTCGGCACCGCGATCCGGGACCGGGTGCTGACGCGGCTCGCGCTCTCGGAGAACGGGCTCCACGTCCGCGAACTCGCCCGCCAAATCGAGGCGAGCCCCAACGCCGTCCACCGCGTCGTCATCGCGCTCGAACGCGCAGGGGTCGTCGTCTCGCGTCCCGTCGGCAGCACGCGCCTGGTGCTGCTGAATCGCCGCTGGTACGGCGCCGTCGAATTGCGAGCGCTCCTCGACCGGCTCGTCGCCGCGTATCCCGAGATCCGCGATCGGGCGCGGGCGTTCCGCGAGCGTCCGCGGCGCATCGGGAAACCGCTGTGA